From the Oncorhynchus nerka isolate Pitt River linkage group LG20, Oner_Uvic_2.0, whole genome shotgun sequence genome, one window contains:
- the cfap57 gene encoding cilia- and flagella-associated protein 57, protein MASVVAQCHYIFGLRTGVINNICYFDEQTVIFPCGNNCVRYNIDQRWQRFIPGTEKSQGMQALAISANRRYLAVSERGEKGTITVYDLQHEQSRKRKVLSGGEVPVLEFVSMAFSPDSKYLIGQAGAPDWTLFYWMWEKQKVMASVKTTGSTNPINQVSFNPQDNTQICVSGNGVFKLFRYAEGALKQSNFLKLESHNFLSHTWMSEERVIAGTETGRLLVFESGDLRWEMSVTTKPATQEADRQLERRKPEEVKSEGAAPARMPRITAITSYSKGFACSAGPGTVCLFEKTEEKDNYRKTREIRIPADPCSNEPSHAEQQEMVTLCISPSEETLVTSTDRGQLYSITLSSAEMSKGEQAHFEFLSHSFHSNIITGLSICIRKPLIATCSLDHSVRIWNFETNVLELHKEFQEEAFSVALHPSGLFILVGFSDKLRLMNLLIDDVRTFKEFTVRGCRECVFSHGGHMFAAVNGNLIHIYSSTTFDNLLNLKGHNGKVRAIVWSTDDSRLVSCGMDGAVYEWNTLNSKRESESVLKSCSYTGVTISPDAKTIFAVGTDCTLKEIQDCQILREVAADDVAYTTIAMSRSGRVLFAGTSIGTVRAIKYPLSTQKDWIEYQAHSGAVTKMVITFDDQYLLTVSEDCCLLIWKIIDKEGRGLKRDKDITYAEEILITKSDLEEKNQIMMELKTRVEELKMENEYQLRLKDMNYNEKIKDLSEKFVQEIESLKTKNQVLKTEKEKQEMSHLEVTREVVEKHSREQQDFESTSNQKLMLEYEKYQELQLKSQLMQEGYERQLQAMEDSKGRALEELTLFYEAKLQEKMLMLGQCQDESRQQMREFEESKKQMEEDGDREIQDIRIKYERKLRVEKEINLRLKGETGVMRKKFSSLQKDIDDRNVEIEKLRVEQQKLRGVIKSLEKDILGLKKEIQERDETIQDKEKRIYDLKKKNQELEKFKFVLDYKIKELKKQIEPRENDIKEMKEQIQEMEGELDQVHKRNTQLELNITELKLKLKATDKEMHKETQRVRDVEALVRRFKTDLHNCVGFIQEPKRLKDSIRELYDHYVQQSDVVDIVGVDADIQREYSRQREHLERNVASLKRKLAKDTEVHRTENVKIMKENVSLIKEINDLRRELRLVRTQVHDNKSQSSISKKKLSSSDLTALTSVEGRGLVARLNFEEEAERIIQLQRVEIQRLKMQMQGQSHPLIPPSSSTKLPVLTT, encoded by the exons ATGGCGTCGGTTGTAGCCCAGTGTCACTACATCTTCGGTTTGCGGACAGGAGTAATAAATAATATTTGCTACTTCGATGAGCAGACGGTCATCTTCCCATGCGGAAACAACTGTGTACGCTACAACATTGACCAGAGATGGCAGAGGTTCATTCCAG GCACAGAGAAAAGCCAGGGCATGCAGGCCCTGGCCATCAGCGCCAACCGCCGCTACCTGGCCGTGTCAGAGCGTGGTGAGAAGGGCACCATCACCGTGTACGACCTGCAGCACGAGCAGAGCCGGAAGAGGAAGGTGCTCAGTGGGGGAGAGGTCCCCGTGCTGGAATTTGTCTCCATGGCCTTCTCCCCCGACTCCAAGTACCTGATAGGGCAGGCAGGAGCCCCCGACTGGACCCTGTTCTACTGGATGTGGGAGAAGCAGAAGGTCATGGCCTCAGTGAAGACGACAGGGTCCACCAACCCCATCAACCAG GTCAGCTTTAACCCGCAGGACAACACCCAGATCTGCGTGAGCGGCAATGGGGTCTTCAAGCTCTTCCGCTATGCTGAGGGCGCCCTGAAGCAGTCCAACTTCCTTAAGCTGGAGTCCCATAACTTCCTGTCGCACACCTGGATGTCCGAGGAGCGTGTCATAGCGGGGACAGAGACGGGCAGGCTGCTGGTGTTCGAGTCAGGTGACCTGCGCTGGGAGATGAGCGTCACCACCAAGCCTGCCACACAGGAGGCAGACAG ACAACTAGAGAGGAGAAAGCCAGAGGAGGTCAAGTCCGAGGGGGCAGCCCCAGCCCGTATGCCCAGAATCACAGCCATCACGTCCTACTCTAAGGGCTTTGCCTGCTCTGCCGGCCCAGGGACCGTGTGTCTGTttgagaagacagaggagaaggaCAACTACAGAAAGACTAGggagatcagg atcccGGCAGACCCGTGCAGCAACGAGCCGAGCCATGCGGAGCAGCAGGAGATGGTCACACTGTGTATCAGCCCGTCAGAGGAGACCCTGGTCACCAGTACAGACCGTGGTCAGCTCTACAGCATCACCCTGTCCTCTGCTGAGATGAGCAAG GGGGAGCAAGCCCACTTTGAGTTCCTGTCCCACTCGTTTCACTCCAACATCATCACAGGTCTGTCCATCTGCATCCGCAAGCCCCTTATCGCCACATGCTCCCTGGACCACTCCGTACGCATCTGGAACTTTGAGACCAA tgtgcTGGAGCTGCATAAGGAGTTCCAGGAAGAGGCCTTCAGCGTGGCCCTGCACCCCTCTGGTCTCTTCATCCTGGTGGGCTTCTCCGACAAGCTGCGCCTCATGAACCTGCTCATCGACGATGTTAGGACCTTCAAGGAGTTCACTGTCAGGGGCTGCAGAGAG TGTGTTTTCAGTCATGGGGGACACATGTTCGCTGCTGTCAACGGAAACCTCATCCACATCTACTCCTCCACTACATTTGACAACCTCTTAAATCTGAAGGGCCACAATGGAAAG GTGCGGGCCATCGTGTGGAGCACGGACGACAGTCGCCTGGTGTCGTGCGGGATGGACGGGGCCGTGTACGAGTGGAACACGCTGAACAGCAAGCGCGAGTCGGAGAGCGTTCTGAAGTCCTGCAGCTACACTGGCGTCACCATCTCGCCCGATGCCAAGACTATCTTCGCCGTGGGGACAGACTGTACCCTTAAGGAGATCCAAGACTGTCAG ATCCTTAGGGAGGTGGCAGCGGACGACGTGGCTTACACCACCATCGCTATGTCCCGGTCGGGACGGGTGCTCTTCGCAGGGACCTCCATCGGGACTGTCAGGGCCATCAAGTACCCTCTATCCACACAGAAAGACTGGATCGAGTACCAGGCCCACTCAGGGGCTGTCACCAAG ATGGTGATCACGTTTGACGACCAGTACCTGCTGACGGTGTCTGAGGACTGCTGCCTGCTCATCTGGAAGATCATAGACAAGGAGGGCCGCGGCCTGAAGAGAGACAAGGACATCACCTACGCTGAGGAGATCCTCATCACCAAGTCAGacctggaggagaag AACCAGATCATGATGGAGCTGAAGACCCGTGTGGAGGAGCTGAAGATGGAAAATGAGTACCAGCTGCGTCTGAAGGACATGAACTACAACGAGAAAATCAAGGACCTCTCAGAGAAGTTTGTCCAAGAGATCGAGTCCCTCAAGACCAAAAACCAG GTCCTGAAAACGGAGAAAGAGAAGCAGGAAATGTCCCACCTGGAGGTCACGAGGGAGGTCGTGGAGAAACACTCCAGAGAGCAGCAGGATTTCG AGTCGACCAGTAACCAGAAGCTGATGCTGGAGTACGAGAAGTACCAGGAGCTGCAGCTCAAGTCGCAGCTCATGCAGGAGGGCTATGAGCGGCAGCTGCAGGCCATGGAGGACAGCAAGGGTCGCGCCCTGGAGGAGCTCACCCTCTTCTACGAAGCCAAGCTCCAGGAGAAGATGCTCATGCTGGGTCAG tgtcaGGACGAGTCCAGGCAGCAGATGAGGGAGTTTGAGGAGTCCAAGAAGCAGATGGAGGAGGACGGAGACCGGGAGATCCAGGACATCCGCATCAAGTACGAGAGGAAGCTACGGGTAGAGAAAGAGATCAACCTGCGCCTGAAGGGAGAGACGGGCGTCATGAGGAAAAAG TTCAGCAGCCTGCAGAAGGATATAGACGACCGCAACGTGGAGATTGAGAAGCTGAGGGTGGAGCAGCAGAAGCTACGAGGGGTCATCAAGTCCCTGGAGAAGGACATCCTGGGTCTGAAGAAAGAGATCCAAGAGAGGGACGAGACCATCCAGGATAAG GAGAAGAGAATCTACGACCTGAAGAAGAAGAACCAGGAGCTGGAGAAGTTCAAGTTTGTCCTGGACTACAAGATCAAAGAACTGAAGAAACAGATCGAGCCCAGAGAGAACGACATCAAGGAGATGAAGGAGCAGATTCAAGAG ATGGAGGGCGAGCTGGACCAGGTCCACAAGAGAAACACTCAGCTGGAGCTGAACATCACTGAGCTGAAACTCAAACTGAAAGCCACCGATAAGGAGATGCACAAGGAGACgcagagg GTGAGGGACGTGGAGGCCCTGGTACGCAGGTTCAAGACAGACCTCCATAACTGTGTAGGCTTCATCCAGGAGCCTAAGAGGTTAAAGGATAGTATCAGAGAGCTCTATGACCACTATGTCCAGCAGAGTGATGTG gtggacATAGTGGGTGTGGACGCAGACATCCAGAGGGAGTACAGTCGTCAGAGGGAACACCTGGAGAGGAATGTGGCGTCTCTGAAGAGGAAGCTGGCCAAAGACACAGAGGTCCACCGGACAGAAAACGTCAAGATCAtgaag GAGAACGTGTCTCTGATAAAGGAGATCAATGATTTGAGGCGGGAGCTGCGTCTGGTGAGGACTCAGGTCCACGACAATAAGAGCCAATCAAGCATCAGCAAAAAGAAACTGAGCTCCTCAGACCTCACCG CGCTGACCTCTGTGGAGGGGAGGGGTTTGGTGGCGAGGCTGAATTTCGAGGAGGAAGCGGAGCGTATCATCCAGCTGCAGCGCGTGGAGATCCAGAGGCTGAAGATGCAGATGCAGGGCCAGAGCCACCCCCTAATACCCCCCTCTAGCAGCACCAAGCTGCCTGTACTCACCACTTGA